Below is a genomic region from Pseudomonas sp. JQ170C.
CCATGGTCTCGAACCAGTCGTCCAGGCCCTTGCAGGCGCTGACATCGACGGCGGCGATCTTTTCCGCCAGTTCCGGGGTGACCAGCTTGCCCAGCCATTTGTTGATGGCGGCGAAGTTGTTCTTTTCCAGCAGCGATGGCGGATAGGACTTGAACATCGTGTGCTCGAACAGCAGCGGCACCACGTCATCCAGCGTCTCGATGTGCTCGATGCCTTCGGCGTCTGCCAGCTTTTTGAGCACCGCGATACGGTCGCGCATTTGCGCAAACCGACGTTTCAAGCCAGCCAGTTGCAGTTCGTCGATCTGCGCCAAGGGCATGTGCTTCCAGTTCTGCAGGTTATGCCCGACCAAGGCCACTGGGTCGGTGAGCAGCAGCTCGACCTGCGCTTGTGTTGTTGTTTTCACTGGACCGTCTCCTGGAATGTGCTCGATCGCGCCTGGGCCGGATGCCGGTGTGGGTGGCGCGATCACCTGGCCGTCGATGGGTAACGGCCTTGTTGGCACCGCCAGTTTAGGGCCCTTGGCGGCAAAACCATTTCCGGATTCCGCCCCCTGAAACTCAACACTAATCCATTGGTTTTATTGGCTATTTTTGCTTTTGACGGATCACACCAGGGCGCTATTCCGCATCCGCCGTGGTCAGCAGTGCATGGAGCATGCGCGCCAGCATCCGCACGGTGTCGTCCTGCAGCAGGTAGTCCGGTCTTTCGATCAGTAGCGCACGGGGTAGCGCGGTGACGGCCTGGTAGGCGAGAAACCCCGCCTTGTCGCGATCGCGCACCAGCACCTGGTCGGAGAAGCGTTGCACCAGTGCAGGAATCACCATCGAAATCCAGAAGCGCTCCGGCTTGACGATCTCCAGGCGCACCAGTTCGCCGTAGTAGGCAGCCTTGATGCTCAATTGCGAGTCGATCTGCAACCAGCGGTGCAAGGCTGCAAGCCCGGTGCGCAAGACCATTTCGATGCCGTCATACAGGGTTGCCGACGCCGGCAGCGCATGGATGCTGGCGATCATCTGCAGGCGCCCATCGGCGCGGTAGTCGTCGAAAATGGCGCCGATCAGCGATTCGATGGTGGGGAAATACTCGTAGATGGAACTGATCGCCACGCCCGAATAGTCGGAAAGTCGATAGATCGACAGCGCCTCGCGCCCTTCCCGCTCGAGGATCTCCCGCCCGGCGGTTTTCAAGGCATCGACCAGGGCCACCGAGCGTGCCTGCTTCGGTTGCTTGCGCGGCCTGGCCGGCAGTTCCACCAGCACGTTGTCGGGGCCGCGCAGCTCATCGGTACGGGCCATGGCTCAGGGCGTCACAATATTGAAGGTCGGCTGGAAGCTGGCCAGCATGCCGAGCATCGCCTTGAAGCGTTGTGCATCCCCTTCGAGCTTGATATCCCCCTGCTTGAACGCCGTCGGGAAATCCAGCTGGCGCAGGCTGATGCGGTCCATCACATCCTTGCTCATGGTCACCGTGGCATCGGCCTGGGCATGACTGGCGCGCTCGCGGTAGGTCAATACACCGTTGCGCAGGGTCAGGGCAAAGTGCTGGTCGAGGTCACTGAAGTTCCAGTTCACGGTCATGTCGTGGCCCTGGGCCTTGTCCGAGTCCATGCGCACGGCCAGCACATCCATGAACATTGCCGGGGTCGCCGCCCGGATCAGGTCGGAGGTGGCCTGGGGCGCCTGCTGTGGCTGGACCTGACGCAACTCCTGGGCACCGGTCAGGTACATGTTGCGCCAGATCGCCGACTCGCTGCGGTAACCCAGCTGCTCCAGCGCATCGGCCTGGGCCTGGCGGGCGCGCGGGTTGCCGGGCTCGGCGAACACCAGGTGGTTGCCCAGCTGCGCCGCCCAGCGGTAATCGCCTCTGTCCATCGCCGCCTGCATCTGCGCCAGCACCTTGTCGGCCCCGCCCATCGCTTGCACATAGTGCTTGCCGGCCTCGACCGGGGGCAGCGGATCGAGGTTGG
It encodes:
- a CDS encoding TetR/AcrR family transcriptional regulator — its product is MARTDELRGPDNVLVELPARPRKQPKQARSVALVDALKTAGREILEREGREALSIYRLSDYSGVAISSIYEYFPTIESLIGAIFDDYRADGRLQMIASIHALPASATLYDGIEMVLRTGLAALHRWLQIDSQLSIKAAYYGELVRLEIVKPERFWISMVIPALVQRFSDQVLVRDRDKAGFLAYQAVTALPRALLIERPDYLLQDDTVRMLARMLHALLTTADAE